From Physeter macrocephalus isolate SW-GA unplaced genomic scaffold, ASM283717v5 random_1752, whole genome shotgun sequence, one genomic window encodes:
- the LOC102983735 gene encoding iduronate 2-sulfatase, with amino-acid sequence MKTSASPFFLAVGYHKPHIPFRYPKEFQKLYPLENITLAPDPQVPAGLPPVAYNPWMDIRWREDVQALNLSVPYGPIPADFQRKIRQSYFACVSYLDTQVGHLLSALDALQLAGSTVVVLTSDHGWALGEHGEWAKYSNFDVTTRVPLVFYVPGRTAPLPAAGDKLFPYLDPFDSISESVEPGRQAGDLVELLSLFPTLAGLAGLRVPPRCPIPSFHVELCREGRNLLKHFQVRDSEEDPYVRGNPRELVAYSQYPRPADCPQWNSDKPSLKDIKVMGYSIRTVDYRYTVWVGFSPREFLANFSDVHAGELYFVASDPWQDHNMYNDSQGGALPRPLTP; translated from the exons GAATTTCAGAAGCTGTATCCCTTGGAGAACATCACCCTGGCTCCTGATCCCCAGGTCCCTGCCGGCCTCCCTCCCGTGGCCTACAACCCCTGGATGGATATCAGGTGGCGGGAGGATGTCCAAGCCTTAAACCTCAGCGTGCCCTATGGCCCGATTCCCGCCGACTTTCAG CGGAAAATCCGCCAGAGCTACTTCGCCTGTGTTTCGTACTTGGACACGCAGGTTGGCCACCTTTTGAGCGCTCTGGACGCTCTTCAGCTGGCGGGCAGCACGGTTGTGGTGCTCACGTCGGATCACG GGTGGGCTCTAGGCGAACACGGAGAATGGGCCAAATACAGCAATTTTGACGTCACTACTCGCGTGCCCCTGGTGTTCTATGTTCCGGGAAGGACGGCTCCGCTTCCGGCGGCAGGCGACAAGCTTTTCCCATACCTCGACCCTTTTGATTCCATCTCAGAATCAGTGGAGCCAG GCCGGCAAGCCGGGGACCTCGTGGAactgctctctctcttccccacgCTCGCGGGACTCGCAGGGCTGCGCGTCCCTCCTCGATGCCCCATCCCCTCGTTTCACGTGGAGCTGTGCCGCGAAGGCCGGAACCTTCTGAAGCATTTTCAGGTCCGTGACTCGGAAGAAGATCCGTACGTCCGTGGTAATCCCCGTGAGTTGGTGGCCTATAGCCAGTACCCCCGGCCTGCAGACTGTCCTCAGTGGAATTCTGACAAGCCGAGTTTAAAAGATATAAAGGTCATGGGCTATTCCATACGCACCGTAGACTATAGGTATACCGTGTGGGTTGGCTTCAGTCCCCGGGAATTTCTGGCTAACTTTTCAGACGTCCATGCAGGGGAGCTGTATTTTGTAGCTTCTGACCCTTGGCAGGATCACAATATGTATAATGACTCCCAAGGCGGAGCCCTTCCCCGACCTTTGACGCCTTGA